CTGTACCAGATGCTGGAGGATATATGCGGATTGAAGCTGGTAAAAGCCATACAGAGTATTGAGGTAGCCTCGGCACGGCAGGATGAAGCCAATGTCTTGGATATCAACCAACATGATCCTATCATGCTGGTGGAGCGCACAACCTATACAGAAGGCATGGACCGTCCGGTCGAGTATGTGCGGTCACTGTACCGTGGGGACCGTTACAAATTCTCTATCGAGATGAATATCTAACGACATTAAGGAGGCTGCCTAATGACAGAGCATTTGAAATTGTCTTTCGAGATCTGGCCCAACATGCCTTGGGGAAGATTGGAAATCGCCGGTCCCGCCTGGAACTCCTGGGGAGATAAGCCGCTTGACTGGTGCATCCGCAAGATTGCTTCCTACGGCTATGAAGGCTTTGACGTAATCTATCCTAAGATTCAGGAGATTTACCCTCACGACTATGATGAACAAGTGAAGCAGATCCGTAAGGCTATGGATGAGACCGGACTCGAATTCTCCTCAATCGGCTGTCATACCACCTTTGTCACCCCCAGATATTTTGACCGTGAAAACGGAATAGCCAAATTTAAAAAAGCGATTGATGCAGCTTCTGATATGGGTGCGGGAACAGTGGTCACGCTGATCGGAGACGGATACTATGATCCGCCGCTGTACAATCTGATGACCCGTAAGGAAGCCTGGAGACAGGTGGTCACGGCAACACAGGAGGTCGCTGATTATGCGGCCGGCAAGAACATTGATGTCAGCATCGAACTCATTCAGGGAACGCTGATTAACAACATCGACGATATGCTCAAGCTGTTCGAGCTGGTGGACCGTAAAAACGTATATGCCTGTGTCGATGTAGGGACATTCTATACCACTGTTAAGCCAAGAATGCCGATTAAAGAGGCGATCCGCAAGCTGGGAGACCGCATCCGGGTCACTCATGTCAAAGATGAGGTGGGCTTTCCGAATATCATGCAATCGCAGCATGTGTGGTTCGGCGCCGGGTTCGTGGATTTCCGCGAGATGGCGGAAGCTCTAAAGGAAGTGGGCTATAAGCATTATAACTCCGTTGAATGGGAGGGGTTCCAGACCGGGGGGCTATATGGTGTAGGTGATCCTTCCGGAGTCAGCATGACTGATTTCGACAGAGTAGCGGAAGAGTCCAAAGAATACCTGGAGGAATTCGGATGGGGCAGGAAGGTATAGTTCTTGCGATTGTGGAGGCCGTCAGCCTGGAAGAAATCGAAAGCCTGCTGTGCCGTCTGATTGAAATTGAAGGCCATCAGGATGTTCCGGATCAGGAACGCGAAGTGGCTGAATACATCGCGGGATGGTTCCGGGAGCTTGGAATTGAATGCAGAGTGGAGGAAATAGAGCCGAACCGGCCAAACGTCATTGCCCGCATTCCGGGTACCGGTTCCGGCGCGACCTTACTTCTGAACGGTCATTTAGACACAGTACCCGGGTATCAAATGAACAATGCGTTTAAGGCGATAAGGCGGGATGGCAGAATCTATGGCCGGGGCAGCACAGATATGAAAGGTGCGCTTGCAGCCATGATGCTGGCGTTGGCCGGAATTCACAGAAGCGGTGTCCAGCTTGCGGGTGACCTTCTTTTTGCAGCCACAGTGGGGGAAGAAACGTACAGCCCGGGGGCCTATCATCTGGCGGGCTGCGGAATCCCGGCCGATTACGCCATCGTCGGCGAGCCTACGGGCTTACAGGTGGGCATTGCCCATAAAGGGGTGGCCTGGTATGAAGCAGAATTTCCGGGGGTGCCGGTGCACGGCAGCGTTCCGGAGCTTGGAATTAATGCCATTTACCGCTCCAGCCGCTGGATCAATCATATCCAGGACCACTACCTCCCGCTGCTCCAAAAAAGAAAGCATCCGCTTCTGGGTTCGCCCACCTTAAATATTGGAATGATAGAAGGGGGGACACGGCCTGTAATTGTCCCCGGCCGCACGGTAGTAAAATTCGAACGCCGGCTCCTTCCGGGTGAAAGTGCCGAATCGGCTCTGGAAGAGCTTAGAGCGACTCTCGAAGAGGTGAAGACCGAATATCCTGACTTCGAAGGCGAGGTGCGAATGTTGGATAATTTCCGCGGTGTACCACATGGGCCTTTACAAACTTCCCCTAACAGCGAAGTAGTCACGGTTTTATTGCAAGCGTACAAGGAAGAATTCAGCGGTGACACTGCAAGTGAAGCTGCCCGGCCTATAGGCCTGCAGTTCTGGACTGACGGAGCGCTGCTGCAGCAATTCTGCCCCGATACCGTAGTCTGTGGCCCTGGCTTTATTGAGCAAGCCCATTCCGATGAAGAATATATCGATACGGCGCAGTTATTCAAGGCCTGCCGGATGTATATCCGTAGTGCCTGCGCCATATGCGGAGGAGTGTCATGAATGGAGCTGGCAGAGTGTACGATTTCTGGCTGGTTTGTACCCGCTGCGGGACAAGCCACCCGGCCCTGCCGCTCTATCAATGCCGTGCCTGCGGCGGGAGTCTGGAGGTGGCTTACGACTATGAGAGAATCTTCAGCCGGCTGCCGTTTGACAGAATGTCCGCCAGAACTGCTTCAGGCATCTGGAAGTACCGGGAGCTGCTGCCGGTCTTTCCTGGCACAGATCCTGTAACGCTTGGAGAGGGAGGGACACCGCTGCTTCCCTCCTGGCGCATGGGTAGTACGGAAGGCGGCTTCCAGCTCTACCTTAAGAATGAGTCGGCCAATCCGACACTCGCATTTAAGGACCGCTCACTCTCTGTAGCTTTAACCGCTGCCCGCCAATTTGGGATGACAGAAGTGGTATGCGCGTCCACCGGAAATACCGGCGTTGCCGCTGCCGCCTATGCTGCACGGGCAGGGTTACGCTGTACAGTGTATATTCCGGCCACCACACCTCCCGAGAAGCTGGAAGCTATGAAGGCCTATGGGGCCCGTCTGGAGATGGTCTCCGGCAGCTTCAGTGATGCTTATGCGACCTCGGCAGATGAAGCACTAAGGCTTGGAGCTTTTAATCTGACTTCCACTTATCTGAATCCACATGCTGTTGAGGGAAACAAGACTCTGGCTTATGAGATCTTCACTTCTTTGCAGGCCGTTCCCGACTGGATCGTCATTCCGGTCGGTGCCGGACCGCTGCTGTCAGGCTGCTACAAAGGATTTCGTGAAATGCTGCTCGCAGGAGTTATTGACCAGCTGCCCCGTATGGTTGGAGTACAAGCCTCGGGCTGTGCGCCCATCCTCCAGGCCTTCGAGGAAGGACGGCAGGAGGTCCGCCCCTGGGGCGGAAGCACCGCAACACTGGCTTCAGGGATCGCCGATCCGCTGTCCACCTATCCTGAGGACGGGACGCGCACCCTGGCCGTGATCCGGGAGTCAGGCGGTGTAGCCATAGGCGTAAGTGATCTGGATATGCATCACTGCCGCCGAATGCTCGCAGAGAGAGAAGGCATTCTGGCCGAACTGTCCTCTGTTACCGCCGTAGCAGCTGTGAAAGCTCTCTACGATTCCGGTGCCATACGAGCCGGAGAACTTGTCACCGCAGTCGTAACAGGCCATGGCATTAAAGACATGACCGCAGCGATAAATTTTGAGAAAACGGGAGTTGAGTAGAAGATGAAAAAGGGATCAAAGGGTTGGGTTACGCTGGTTGGAATGCTTGCAGCGATGCAGGTTGTGCTTGCCGCATGTTCGTCCGGGGGAAATAACGGGACCAATGCAGCAGCGGAGAACGGAAATACCACAGGCGTCAATACCGGCGCAGCCGTAACGGAACTGACGCTCTGGCATATGGAAGAGCCGCCCAACCGGGTAGCGCGCTTCAAGGAAATTGTAGATGGCTTCAATGCAGCCAACCCGGATATCAAAATCACGGCTCAGGTACAAAGCTGGGGCGATGCCTATTCCAAATTCCCTGCGGCCATTCAAGCCGGCAATGGTCCTGATCTGCTCTTCACGATTCCCGATTATACGACTCTAATCAAAGAGCTGGGTGTGGTTCAGCCCGTGGATGACATTATCGAATCTCTAAATGCTGCTCATAAATTCCAGGCCTCTTCCTTGGCACCTTACCAATATGAAGACCATACCTGGGCGGTTCCGGTATTCGGAATGGTTCAGGCCCTCTGGTACCGGGGTGATCTTCTCTCCGCAGCGGGGATTCAGCCGCCCACCACTTGGGATGAGCTGAAATCGGCCGCTGAAGCACTCACATCCGGCAATAAATACGGCATTGCCCTGCCGGCCTCCAAGTCCATGGCAACCGATCAGGTGCTCTACAGCTTCCTGGTAACAGCAGGTGCCAAAAATATTCTCAGCGGCGACAATACGGTCACGTTTGACAATGAGAAGACAGTGGAAGCCTATCAAATGTACAGTGATCTGCTTAAATTCTCCCCGCCCGACAGCAACACCTACCAATGGGGTGAGCCGCAGGCACAGTTTAATGCAGGCACCGCAGCCATGGCGATTGAAAAAGGCCAATACCTCTCTACCTTCGAGGCAGAATCCGGCCGTCCGGCCAGTGATCTGGGTGTAGTGCCAATGCCGGTTGCTGATGGCGGCGAGGCAGGCAGCATCTATTACTCCAACGGCATTATGGTTCTGACAGACGATGCGAATAAGAAAGCAGCCATCACTAAATTCTTCGAGTATTTGTTCGAGCCTGAGACTTACGGAAGCTTCGTTAATGCGGAGCCAGGGCTGTTCCTGCCCGTGACGGAGGATGGCGGCCAAGCGGACAGCTTCTGGAATGATCCGGTGATCAGCAAGTATAAATCCCAGGTTGAGGTTCTGATTGAAGCTGCCAGTAAAGGTGCGCTGTTCGGGTTCACGGATGGTGTATCCAGCAAAATCGGCAAAGTGGCCGGGCCGAATTACATTGCCCAAACCCTGGAGCAAATGACGAGCAAGGGCTTGTCAGCTGCCGATGCAGTGAAATGGGGACAGGCCCAAATTGAAGCTGCGGTGAAATAGAGGACTCATGAGTTGACAAGCGGAAACGGCTTTGCCGTCCTTTTTAAGGACGGCACCCGTTTCAGCGAGAAATATAAGGATAAGTTATCGTGTGCAACATATAAATTCTTATATTTTTGAATAGAGCGGGAACGGTGTTCCCGCTTTATTTCTACAAGAATGTATGCTGGCTTGGAGGAGTGAGAATATGGAAGTGCTGGGCAAGAATAATGTACTCGGCAAGCTGGTGCCTTACCTGCTGGTCGCACCGATCGTCATCTGGATCGCAGTCACTATCTTTTTCCCCTTATTTAATGTCATTAAAGAAAGCTTCTATAACACCGGATTTGTCGGGACCAAAGGCTCTTATGTAGGCTTGGACAATTATAAGGAGGCTGTCACTTCTCCTGCTTACTGGGAGGCCTGGACCAAAAGTCTGGTCTGGGTGCTGGGCAACAGCATAGCACAGACATTGTTAGCTTTTGCCATTGCCCTGCTGCTCAACAAGCCTTCGCGTTTTGCCAACTGGGCGAGAACGTGGATGATCATTCCCTGGGTGATTCCAACCATCGTGGTGGGGATATTCTGGCAATGGATATTCAACGGCTCTTACGGGATTTTCAATCATGTGCTGATGTCTCTGAACCTTGCCG
This region of Paenibacillus sp. FSL K6-1096 genomic DNA includes:
- a CDS encoding sugar phosphate isomerase/epimerase family protein codes for the protein MTEHLKLSFEIWPNMPWGRLEIAGPAWNSWGDKPLDWCIRKIASYGYEGFDVIYPKIQEIYPHDYDEQVKQIRKAMDETGLEFSSIGCHTTFVTPRYFDRENGIAKFKKAIDAASDMGAGTVVTLIGDGYYDPPLYNLMTRKEAWRQVVTATQEVADYAAGKNIDVSIELIQGTLINNIDDMLKLFELVDRKNVYACVDVGTFYTTVKPRMPIKEAIRKLGDRIRVTHVKDEVGFPNIMQSQHVWFGAGFVDFREMAEALKEVGYKHYNSVEWEGFQTGGLYGVGDPSGVSMTDFDRVAEESKEYLEEFGWGRKV
- a CDS encoding M20 family metallopeptidase gives rise to the protein MGQEGIVLAIVEAVSLEEIESLLCRLIEIEGHQDVPDQEREVAEYIAGWFRELGIECRVEEIEPNRPNVIARIPGTGSGATLLLNGHLDTVPGYQMNNAFKAIRRDGRIYGRGSTDMKGALAAMMLALAGIHRSGVQLAGDLLFAATVGEETYSPGAYHLAGCGIPADYAIVGEPTGLQVGIAHKGVAWYEAEFPGVPVHGSVPELGINAIYRSSRWINHIQDHYLPLLQKRKHPLLGSPTLNIGMIEGGTRPVIVPGRTVVKFERRLLPGESAESALEELRATLEEVKTEYPDFEGEVRMLDNFRGVPHGPLQTSPNSEVVTVLLQAYKEEFSGDTASEAARPIGLQFWTDGALLQQFCPDTVVCGPGFIEQAHSDEEYIDTAQLFKACRMYIRSACAICGGVS
- the thrC gene encoding threonine synthase, whose translation is MNGAGRVYDFWLVCTRCGTSHPALPLYQCRACGGSLEVAYDYERIFSRLPFDRMSARTASGIWKYRELLPVFPGTDPVTLGEGGTPLLPSWRMGSTEGGFQLYLKNESANPTLAFKDRSLSVALTAARQFGMTEVVCASTGNTGVAAAAYAARAGLRCTVYIPATTPPEKLEAMKAYGARLEMVSGSFSDAYATSADEALRLGAFNLTSTYLNPHAVEGNKTLAYEIFTSLQAVPDWIVIPVGAGPLLSGCYKGFREMLLAGVIDQLPRMVGVQASGCAPILQAFEEGRQEVRPWGGSTATLASGIADPLSTYPEDGTRTLAVIRESGGVAIGVSDLDMHHCRRMLAEREGILAELSSVTAVAAVKALYDSGAIRAGELVTAVVTGHGIKDMTAAINFEKTGVE
- a CDS encoding sugar ABC transporter substrate-binding protein: MKKGSKGWVTLVGMLAAMQVVLAACSSGGNNGTNAAAENGNTTGVNTGAAVTELTLWHMEEPPNRVARFKEIVDGFNAANPDIKITAQVQSWGDAYSKFPAAIQAGNGPDLLFTIPDYTTLIKELGVVQPVDDIIESLNAAHKFQASSLAPYQYEDHTWAVPVFGMVQALWYRGDLLSAAGIQPPTTWDELKSAAEALTSGNKYGIALPASKSMATDQVLYSFLVTAGAKNILSGDNTVTFDNEKTVEAYQMYSDLLKFSPPDSNTYQWGEPQAQFNAGTAAMAIEKGQYLSTFEAESGRPASDLGVVPMPVADGGEAGSIYYSNGIMVLTDDANKKAAITKFFEYLFEPETYGSFVNAEPGLFLPVTEDGGQADSFWNDPVISKYKSQVEVLIEAASKGALFGFTDGVSSKIGKVAGPNYIAQTLEQMTSKGLSAADAVKWGQAQIEAAVK
- a CDS encoding sugar ABC transporter permease — translated: MEVLGKNNVLGKLVPYLLVAPIVIWIAVTIFFPLFNVIKESFYNTGFVGTKGSYVGLDNYKEAVTSPAYWEAWTKSLVWVLGNSIAQTLLAFAIALLLNKPSRFANWARTWMIIPWVIPTIVVGIFWQWIFNGSYGIFNHVLMSLNLADKPVNLIGDNTWSLPVTIFINTWHWFPFMAVIVLAGLSTISHEIYEAADVDGANKWQQFWKVTFPSLGPITFALGVVGTLWSFNIFDTIYILTGGGPAGATTTVPVFIYQQAFESFQIGKASATSIITAFFLIVFVSVFIKYGTPKED